The Cottoperca gobio chromosome 15, fCotGob3.1, whole genome shotgun sequence genome segment GGCGGCTGATTGGTGGAGGAGGACGCAGCTCCTTTTGGGCAGCGAGAAGGACACGGGACGGACTCTGCTGCGGACAGACTGGACGTTCGGTCCGCACGCTGCTCTGCTACTGTTGATGCTGATGTCGGCTGTGGTGGTGATTTCTTTGCTGACGTTGGTCACGGTGGTTTTGTTGAAAGTGGAGCCATTAGTCGTGGTGGCAGCTGCTGGGATGTTATGGGGAGTAATGGGGTTGCTCAAATAATTATGAGCCCAAGGGATCTTGTTAAAGTGGCTGGTTTTGGTAGAAGTGTTGATAGTTGTGTTATCAGCGTCCATGGTGGACAGGCCATTGTAGTCCATTTGGGTCTTGCTGAGCAGGCAGgatccagcagctgcagtcgTCGTGCTGTTGGTGTCCATTGGCTCGTACGCCCACTGCTGTGCTGCTCAGGAGTCTGGTTTCCAGCGCAGGGTCCCGGGGCAGGAAGGGCTGCATCAGCGGGGTTTGGGGCTCTAGATGGAGATGAGAGCAGAAAAGATTACTGGTTacatttgcatgcaaaacataaCAGGATTATCTTCCTAACCTGACTATAAAGAAAGGAATAGGAAGGGATTCATGTAGAAGAAAAGCATTCATTTTTAAGACTTCCCATACAGTAAGCTCCTTATACATTTATGCAGCTTTCTGGCTCTTCTActcttttgttgcttttcacACATTTCAACGTGATTAATGGGTGTAGGATGGACTCAAGGAAAAACATAAGCACAGAGATGAATATGAGGCTCACTTAGAAATGGAGGGGAAAAATAAGATTAAGGGTTTTATTCCAACATGTAATTTCCATCTATTGCGGAGCACAACATGCTGCCAGACATTCATCTCTCTATAGATCACCGACACAAATTATTCCTTGAGTGAAGGTTTTAAGATGACTCATAACTTTAAATGTAATCCGTAATGAGCCTTCCACTGACGCCAGAAACAGCTTTTGTTAAACATTCGAGTTTTAGAAGGGACGCCGTCGGATAAATTATGACTCTTCCAAaactaaatgtgaaaatatatattagacAGTTGTCGAACTTTTACATTGGTTTCAactttaaaatgagaaaaggaaGCTGATGTATTTTCAGAAGACAGGCTGACAATTGATTGTTTCTTTCAAACCGTTGAATACTGTTGCCATGTTCgtgctttctttatttaaatatatatataatccaccTGAAGGTGGACTAAAGGGAGCTGAAATCAGCTCCTTATCCTTAAAGATATCTCTCCAGGCTCGTTCGTAATGTTCAGCATCTCACCGAGGTGTTGACTCAACTTCATGGTCATTTTCAAAGCGGAGGTTTCTGGTGCTGTTGAATTGAATTTTGCACTGAGGGatgattttaatatttagtCTACCGTCAAGGATATGAATGAGGAGGACAACATATTGAGTGCTTTGGTTTTAGCTTGGTGTACCGAATGAATAGGAAATAAAattcataacatttttaatCCTTAGCAAAAGCACCAaattaaatcttgtgtttaccagagatgtgctcaaaggtggaaataagtcattaaataaagaaatcttaCTCAATTAAGACCAAAATGATCAATTTGGGAAGGCAGCCTATTAATAAAGTAGCAACCACGTGCACTTTCCTTTTGCTGATCTTAGTTTGAAGAAGAAGGAATGGAAAAGGTGCAGCAATAAGTGGTGTTAGTGTACGGAGCCTCTCGCCGGCTACATAGGGACTCTGTAGCTACACCCAGAACCATTAactcactatatatatatatatatatatatatatataaaatgtcagcgCTGTCAAGTTTGCAATTGGTCAGCGGCAGGGATCCGTGTGACACAATTCACCAAAGTGGAACTCTATTCAATTGATTCGAGTGCGATGTTCTGCTCGGGGGACTGAACCCCTGGAGCAGTTCTTCATTGAGTGTGTAGTTGTTCCACTCGTTATGTTGTGTACCACTTCTACCTCTCATCTCAGAGCATTTTGTATCGAAGACAAAGATTTCAGAGCTGTTCATTTCCTTTCTAAAGTCTGCTGTCGATTACAGAAGCAGACCAGAGTTTTATCTCCATCACCAAAACCAAACACATCCTCATAAACTATTTAAGCAGCTGAGTGCCTTTTATCCAGATGAGAGTTCTTACTTGTTCCCAGTGTGGCGCTGCTCGTGTGGATGTCGCCCCAGTTCTGCACAAAGTCTGGTCGGGTCTGGTTTGCTGGATCGACTGCCACGGTGGTGGAGCGGAACATGGGACCAGAACCTGGTGCGctgaggagacgagaggaggaaaCGACataaggaaaggagagagaagggtgAAGGGAAGGatgtgaaaagaggagaggaggaaaggaaggaggggaggaaaggacaCAAATGAGAAGgatgatgaggagaggaggaaacaaggaggCAAGTGATGGGGAGGATAAGAGGATGAatggaaagaaaggaaggaggagagaagaggaagatgaaagggaacaaatgaaaaagtgatcaagtgatgaggaggagaagagatgaaaggaacagtaacaaattaaaaagggaggaggaaaggaaagatgaggaagaggagaggaggacaagaGCAAAGTGCGgatgaaaggaaacaaaaagaagagaggatgaggaaaATGAGAGGAAAGGGAACAAATGAAATAGGGAGGAGAGGACATAAGGAAAGGatgaacagagaggagaaagggacAGAAGGAAAGATGAGAGGAGACAACAAAGGAGGAGTAGAGCAGAGGATTGAGATAAGGTGGAGTATAAGAGAAGGAGACAAGCGGTGAGGAGAGTGCAGCTGGAAATCAATTAGGCCGTGCTTTCCCCCCCGCTCCCTTTGTGCCAGGAGCCCAACTGCATTGTTGCAAATCCGAAAATGGCAATGACAGCCGATACTGATACACGACTTCTCTGTGCAGCGAGTGGATTCAGCCGCACGACGTCATTGGTCAGAAACCCTTCATCGCCACGCTGATTATCCCCATTAAGCACAGCAAGATGCATTTCATTGGTTGCTGTGCCAACGCTCCTCGTAACCAGGGAGCTAGTTAGTGATCTATTTTTCTCCAGTGCTTTATTTTTACTCACAATACTGTGAAACATGTGACATGAAGAGTTTCTAAATATGTGTAACCTACATTAGTCTGAACGGTCAGCAGGTTCTTTAAATTCTAACTCTCATGCACGAGTGGTTGAAGTCGTGGATGTTTCATCGTGTCTTCAGGGACTATTTCTTCTTGGCGGAGACTTTGCTTGTTATTTTGCGTGGGCGTCTTCAGGTTGAGGCTTTGCAGCTCTGAGTTTTGCATTCATGTgctaccgtatatatatataaatatattttgagaaACCAAATGTCTCTGTTTGGTAGCTCGCCAGATGAGCTCTCATCGTATCATGTTTGCAGCAACAAGCAGCCAAATCCACAGCATCTGTTTCCAGACCCGTTTGTTCATCCCTTGTTTTACAGGGttgcattttaatttacattttgttttaagacAAACAGCACGTGAGGGCAGCGCTGTTTGGCAGCCCACTTGAGTAAAGTCCCAGATGTTGGAGCctgacaccaacacacagatactgtatgtagatTTGTCAGTAACAAAGTAACttttacagacaaacacagcagtgatGGATTATTTATACTGCACTGCGGTGAAGGGAGGGGGCCATAAGAGCCACAAGCCAAAGATGTCTGAAGTATTGACTTTGTCTTGGTTGTTTTTATGATAATGTAATACCAATCACTTTGCATAAACATATCATCTACTAGAGATGCTTGTTGCAGCACAGGTATAACACTCAGTTATAGTCAGTTACTCACAGCTGGAGCTGCAATGATTAATCGGTCGATTAAACTGTGAAGTAATTAATTTCATGCAGAAAAAGCAGTTTTTTAGCCTCTTAAATATGtggatttcctgcttttctctgctttatatcttattaaactaaatatatttgggctttggacaaacaaaacacgacattttcactattttctgacatttcgtAGACCAAACGGTTAATCTAGAAAGCGATCTGCAGAAGATTGGAAGATGAAAACAAAGGTCGGCTGCAGCTCGACTCACCACTCCCCCGTCCTCCGCTCCTCATGCTTGTGGAGCCTCCTCAGCgctcgctcctctctcttctcctccctgcgTCTCCTCTGCCTCCTGCAGGCCAGCGCTCTGTAAAACTCCCTCTGTTTCAGCTCCTTGAGGCGCTGGAGTACAAGCACATGgattatgattatatatattagcaGTAGAAATAGTGACGGTAGCAGTAGCTGGTATGaatattaatgtaacaggaaggATTAAGAGGTGAAGTTTGTTCATCTCGCAGcatttagtttctgtgtgtgtgttagtttgtcAGTCCGCGCTGGAATTCTTCATCTGCTTTGTGAgtcagttctgtgtgtgtgtgtgtgtgtgtgtgtgtgtgtgtgtgtgtttattgtgcttACTAAGTCAGCCAGTGTCAGCTTTAGTAGAGTCCAGACCAGCTTAATTCACTTACTGAGCTCTGTCTGCAAGCTGTCTGCAAGCCGGAGATactgatactgtgtgtgtgtgtgtgtgtgtgtgtgtgtgtgtgtgtgcgtgtgtgtcactaataataataataataatgtaccgGTGGGTTCatatcacagacagacagatgacaacagacaggcagacagacagcgaggCGAGCAGAGAAACTGACAAATAGATAAATAGACCaaaatagacagagagataaaacaTGGAGGACAAAGAGACAGGCAGGAAGACACATGAAGtgtttcttgtttctctttttttaaagcttgcaGTGTAGCTTCAGCATTTGTTAGAAGGTGTACATACAGTGTGAGGGGAAGACAGGAGGAAGTGACAAGTAAACCTGACAATGGACTGCAATctaatgcaaaaacaaacctGGACTACAACCTTAGAGGTAAATCAACACCTGTGGGACTCGTGTTGAGACATGTGGACGtataaagtacatttgttaattacaaataacttttttaatgttgttgataATTACATAAAAATGGCGGAAATCTAAGAGGCCGATATCTTAGAACCGCAGTACGTAAAACCTCAAACTATTCTGCATGATGTGACTCAGTTTCTGCTGCTCGTCCTGATATAATAGGGTTTATAATAGGGTTTATAACAGGGTTTATAATAGGGTTTATAACAGGGTTTATAATAGGGTTTATAACAGGGTTTATAATAGGGTTTATAACAGGGTTTATAATAGGGTTTATAACAGGGTTTATAATAGGGTTTATAACAGGGTTTATAACAGGGTTTATAATAGGGTTTATAATAGGGTTTATAATAGGGTTTATAACAGGGTTTATAACAGGGTTTATAATAGGGTTTATAATAGGGTTTATAATAGGGTTTATAATAGGGTTTATAACTAGGGTTTATAACAGGGTTTATAATAGGGTTTATAATCAGGGTTTATAATAGGGTTTATAATAGGGTTTATAATAGGGTTTATAACAGGGTTTATAATAGGGTTTATAATAGGGTTTATAATAGGGTTTATAATAGGGTTTATAACTAGGGTTTATAACAGGGTTTATAATAGGGTTTATAACAGGGTTTATAATAGGGTTTATAATAGGGTTTATAACAGGGTTTATAATAGGGTTTATAACAGGGTTTATAATAGGGTTTATAATAGGGTTTATAACAGGGTTATAATAGGGTTTATAACAGGGTTTATAATAGGGTTTATAATAGGGTTTATAATAGGGTTTATAATAGGGTTTATAACAGGGTTTATAATAGGGTTTATAATAGGGTTTATAATAGGGTTTATAATAGGGTTTATAATAGGGTTTATAACAGGGTTTATAACAGGGTTTATAATAGGGTTTATAATAGGGTTTATAACAGGGTTTATAATAGGGTTTATAATAGGGTTTATAACAGGGTTTATAATAGGGTTTATAACAGGGTTTATAATAGGGTTTATAATAGGGTTTATAACAGGGTTTATAATAGGGTTTATAACAGGGTTTATAACAGGGTTTATAAtagttcatgagctttaagtaaTGTGGAAACATGGACGCTACACAGGAAGTGTGTATGTTATTGTTCAGAGCgtttgaaacattttcattttcccaGTTGGGAACtcatttttcagatttttccgacaccacttgaatgcagcacaaatgccctatttCGCCATGTTAACGTAAGTGACCGGTAGTTTGTGTttccgccccgtgattcagacCCCCTGTAAATGTAATGGGGTCATTACCGGCCCATGCTTCACACTTCCACCAAGTTTGTTTATCAGCAGGACGACAGACGTTCAGTTATTACATCATTGCAgactaaataaagaaataataacaatcattttAGATTCCTCATGTCTGCATGTAGCACTTAAAGGGTTCTTCTCCTTCGAAGCTGATGTACAATATTCCTGCTGTTCTCAGTTTGAATCCTCAAGGTTGttgttgcacttattgtaaatcgctttggacaaaaacgCCGAGCGTGCACATGGTTCTTTTTATAAATCTCAATCGTCGTGGAGGTGGGCTCAGGTGCACCCCCACGGTaagctataaataaatgtagaaacaCGCTTAATGATCCGTTTATATGGACGGCATACAGATTCTAGAGCCTGCTGTCATCAAACCCATCAATGCAAATCTGCACAGATGATGTTCTGTGCAACAGTAATCACCACATACACACGTTTACAACATGTCCACTTCAACGCAGCGTCACAATCTCAATgacttcacatttaaatattacaaacatCAGATAGTTTtcaatttaaatgataaaagagaaattattattaaaaatgtagtttttataaatattttacagaGTTCTGTGTAGAGACGGAAAAGATtatattggaaatgttttacttttagtcTCTCGCCTTTATATTTCAAGACCTCCGAGCATATCTCTAGAAAATCATGCGTATGCACAGTGTTCGTGTGCACGCATCGTTTATTCATTTGGCCCCTGGTGAACTAGCATCAAGCActgttgtgatgatgtgttgaTGACGTGTGTGTGGCTCCGGCGATGCTACATGGACAGGTGCAAACGATGTCTTTGTGATTAAAGACATCGTTAAAGAA includes the following:
- the LOC115020302 gene encoding zinc finger protein 804A; the encoded protein is MACYYIVISSTHLRDGQLRSIKGVFRGPIGTTGQRNTEDGDSSFYCELCDKQYVRHQQYDNHINSHDHHHRQRLKELKQREFYRALACRRQRRRREEKREERALRRLHKHEERRTGECAPGSGPMFRSTTVAVDPANQTRPDFVQNWGDIHTSSATLGTKPQTPLMQPFLPRDPALETRLLSSTAVGVRANGHQQHDDCSCWILPAQQDPNGLQWPVHHGR